In Microbacterium sp. 1.5R, the following are encoded in one genomic region:
- the pgm gene encoding phosphoglucomutase (alpha-D-glucose-1,6-bisphosphate-dependent) — protein MTSRAGLPAEESDLIDVDELIAAYYDRVPDPGVAAERVAFGTSGHRGSSLTKSFNENHILATTQAIVDYRASQGITGPLFLGRDTHALSLPAERSAIEVLVANGVDVRVDSRDAWVPTPALSHAILTFNRDLASDAAGRADGIVVTPSHNPPRDGGFKYNPPHGGPADTDATGWIADRANELIAGGLVDVKRERFADIDWDALPGYDFRDAYVRDLTTIIDIDAIRTAGVRIGADPLGGASVEYWALIKEVYDLDLTVVNPEVDPTWRFMTLDWDEKIRMDPSSPSAMASLVAKKGDYDVLTGNDADADRHGIVTPDAGLMNPNHYLAVAIDYLFSHRSEWPRDAAIGKTLVSSMIIDRVAESLGRRLLEVPVGFKWFVPGLLDGSVAFGGEESAGASFLRKDGTVWSTDKDGILLCLLAAEIIAVTGKTPSERYAELEQAFGSSAYQRVDAPATPAQKATLGKLAPDAVSATTLAGEEITAKLSHAPGNGAAIGGLKVQTEHAWFAARPSGTEDVYKLYAESLRGPEHLAEVQAEARAVVSAALGG, from the coding sequence ATGACGAGCCGCGCCGGCCTCCCTGCCGAGGAATCTGATCTGATCGATGTCGACGAGCTGATCGCCGCTTACTACGACCGCGTGCCCGACCCCGGGGTCGCCGCCGAGCGGGTCGCGTTCGGCACCAGCGGTCACCGCGGGTCGTCGCTGACCAAGAGCTTCAACGAGAACCACATCCTGGCGACCACCCAGGCGATCGTCGACTACCGTGCGAGCCAGGGGATCACCGGTCCCCTGTTCCTCGGCCGCGACACCCACGCGCTCTCGCTGCCCGCCGAGCGCAGCGCCATCGAGGTGCTCGTGGCCAACGGCGTCGACGTCCGCGTCGACTCGCGCGACGCCTGGGTGCCGACGCCCGCGCTCAGCCACGCGATCCTCACCTTCAACCGCGACCTCGCGTCGGATGCCGCCGGCCGCGCCGACGGCATCGTCGTCACCCCGTCGCACAACCCGCCTCGCGACGGCGGCTTCAAGTACAACCCGCCGCACGGTGGACCGGCCGACACCGACGCGACCGGCTGGATCGCCGACCGCGCCAACGAGCTGATCGCCGGCGGTCTCGTCGACGTCAAGCGCGAGCGGTTCGCCGACATCGACTGGGACGCGCTTCCGGGGTACGACTTCCGTGACGCCTACGTGCGCGACCTGACGACGATCATCGACATCGACGCCATCCGCACCGCCGGCGTGCGCATCGGCGCCGACCCGCTCGGTGGCGCATCCGTCGAGTACTGGGCGCTCATCAAGGAGGTCTACGACCTCGACCTGACCGTCGTGAACCCCGAGGTCGACCCGACCTGGCGCTTCATGACACTCGACTGGGACGAGAAGATCCGCATGGATCCGTCCTCCCCGTCGGCCATGGCCTCGCTCGTCGCCAAGAAGGGCGACTACGACGTGCTGACCGGCAACGACGCGGATGCCGACCGCCACGGCATCGTCACCCCCGACGCCGGGCTCATGAACCCGAACCACTACCTCGCGGTCGCGATCGACTACCTGTTCTCGCACCGCTCCGAGTGGCCGCGCGACGCCGCGATCGGCAAGACCCTCGTGTCGTCGATGATCATCGACCGGGTCGCCGAATCGCTCGGACGCCGCCTCCTCGAGGTGCCGGTGGGCTTCAAGTGGTTCGTGCCCGGTCTGCTCGACGGCTCGGTCGCGTTCGGCGGCGAGGAGTCTGCCGGAGCATCGTTCCTCCGCAAGGACGGCACCGTCTGGTCGACCGACAAGGACGGCATCCTGCTGTGCCTGCTCGCGGCCGAGATCATCGCGGTCACCGGCAAGACGCCGTCGGAGCGGTATGCCGAGCTGGAGCAGGCCTTCGGCTCGTCGGCCTACCAGCGCGTCGACGCCCCGGCGACGCCCGCGCAGAAGGCGACGCTGGGCAAGCTCGCTCCGGATGCCGTCTCGGCGACGACCCTCGCGGGTGAGGAGATCACCGCCAAGCTGTCGCACGCTCCCGGCAACGGTGCGGCGATCGGCGGCCTCAAGGTGCAGACCGAGCACGCCTGGTTCGCCGCCCGCCCCTCGGGCACGGAAGACGTCTACAAGCTGTATGCCGAGAGCCTGCGCGGCCCGGAGCACCTCGCCGAGGTGCAGGCCGAGGCGCGAGCCGTGGTGTCCGCCGCCCTCGGGGGCTGA
- a CDS encoding glycerate kinase: MTRVVLAPDSFKGTITAADAAASLAEGWSSVEPTATFVHRPMADGGEGTVAAFEAAVPGARRMPVVVDGPAGLPLETSWLLLPVSGDSPGGTAVVDLASTSGIELLDELRPWDADTTGFGQAIAAALDHGVTRLVVGIGSSASTDGGTGMLTALGARFLDDAGEPVARGARGLADIASVDLSGLRTAPQVRVLTDVTNPLVGPRGAAAVFGPQKGLVGPELAEVDAGLAGLAELLGLDSALPGTGAAGGTGGALVVWGATLAPGAAEVADLIGLADAIADADHVITGEGSYDGQSGDGKVPSFIAGLASTTGATALLAAGRITADSDTALFTASASLTEIAGSSDAALADPARWLREAGALLARSV; encoded by the coding sequence ATGACCCGCGTGGTGCTGGCGCCGGACAGCTTCAAGGGCACGATCACCGCGGCGGATGCGGCGGCATCGCTCGCCGAAGGCTGGTCATCGGTCGAGCCGACCGCGACGTTCGTGCACCGTCCCATGGCTGACGGCGGCGAGGGCACCGTCGCCGCGTTCGAGGCGGCCGTGCCGGGAGCGCGACGCATGCCGGTCGTCGTCGACGGACCCGCGGGGCTGCCGCTGGAGACGAGCTGGCTGCTGCTTCCCGTCTCGGGGGATTCTCCCGGGGGGACCGCCGTCGTCGACCTCGCGTCGACCTCGGGCATCGAACTGCTCGACGAACTGCGTCCGTGGGATGCCGACACCACCGGATTCGGTCAGGCGATCGCCGCCGCCCTCGACCACGGCGTCACGCGACTGGTCGTCGGCATCGGGTCGAGCGCGTCGACCGACGGCGGCACCGGGATGCTGACCGCCCTCGGTGCGCGATTCCTCGATGACGCCGGTGAGCCGGTCGCGCGAGGAGCCCGCGGTCTCGCCGACATCGCCTCCGTCGACCTGAGCGGCCTGCGCACGGCGCCGCAGGTGCGCGTGCTCACCGACGTCACGAATCCCCTCGTCGGCCCGCGGGGCGCCGCCGCCGTGTTCGGACCGCAGAAGGGTCTCGTCGGCCCGGAGCTCGCCGAAGTGGATGCCGGACTAGCGGGCCTCGCCGAACTGCTCGGCCTCGACTCCGCACTGCCGGGCACCGGAGCCGCCGGTGGCACGGGCGGTGCGCTGGTCGTCTGGGGTGCGACGCTCGCCCCGGGCGCTGCCGAGGTGGCGGACCTGATCGGCCTCGCCGACGCGATCGCCGACGCCGACCATGTCATCACAGGGGAGGGGTCGTACGACGGTCAGTCCGGAGACGGCAAGGTGCCCTCGTTCATCGCCGGCCTCGCGTCGACGACCGGTGCGACCGCCCTGCTCGCCGCCGGACGCATCACGGCCGACTCCGACACCGCGCTGTTCACGGCATCCGCGTCGCTCACCGAGATCGCCGGATCGTCGGATGCCGCGCTCGCCGACCCCGCCCGCTGGTTGCGCGAGGCCGGAGCCCTGCTCGCCCGCTCGGTCTGA
- a CDS encoding LacI family DNA-binding transcriptional regulator codes for MSQQESPSRVRQPRHSRGAAPTLHDVAREAGVSLATASRVLNGSERKVAESFRERVEQAAAELGYTANASAQATARGSSPVIALLVADIADPYFGLIAAGVARGADEQGLVVTIAITERDPAREARIVRALRGQRPQGLILAASRTNEPTDSDTSRELAEYARFGGRVVTFGAGSADNRHVEIDNRAGAEALGRRMASLGYRSAIAIGAAEGVLTSDERLAGFRAGFETDGGAIGRVIRGDFRRESGAQAMTAALSDGVEPGTLVFGMSDVVAIGAMAAIRGAGREVGADIAVCGFDDVPSSSDVTPALTTVRVPLSEVGYQAFRATVDADWQQAPLPLEVIVRASTPGLTR; via the coding sequence ATGAGTCAGCAGGAAAGCCCTTCCCGCGTGCGTCAGCCGCGGCATTCGCGGGGCGCGGCCCCGACCCTGCACGACGTCGCCCGTGAGGCCGGGGTCTCGCTCGCCACGGCATCCCGTGTTCTCAACGGATCCGAGCGCAAGGTGGCCGAGTCCTTCCGTGAGCGCGTCGAGCAGGCGGCCGCCGAACTGGGCTACACGGCGAACGCATCGGCGCAGGCGACCGCCCGAGGAAGCTCGCCCGTCATCGCACTGCTGGTCGCCGACATCGCCGACCCCTACTTCGGACTCATCGCGGCCGGTGTCGCTCGCGGAGCCGACGAACAGGGCCTGGTCGTGACGATCGCGATCACCGAGCGAGATCCGGCACGCGAGGCGCGCATCGTGCGGGCCCTCCGTGGGCAGCGACCCCAGGGCCTGATCCTCGCCGCATCGCGCACGAACGAGCCGACGGACTCCGACACCTCACGCGAGCTCGCGGAGTACGCCCGCTTCGGTGGACGCGTGGTCACGTTCGGCGCCGGCAGCGCAGACAACCGCCACGTCGAGATCGACAACCGCGCCGGCGCCGAAGCGCTCGGTCGCCGCATGGCGTCTCTCGGATACCGCTCCGCCATCGCGATCGGCGCGGCCGAGGGAGTGCTGACGTCGGACGAGCGTCTCGCCGGATTCCGCGCCGGCTTCGAGACCGACGGCGGGGCGATCGGGCGGGTGATCCGCGGCGACTTCCGCCGCGAATCGGGTGCGCAGGCGATGACGGCGGCCCTCTCCGACGGCGTCGAACCCGGCACCCTCGTGTTCGGCATGAGCGACGTGGTCGCGATCGGAGCGATGGCGGCGATCCGCGGGGCCGGTCGTGAGGTCGGTGCCGACATCGCGGTCTGCGGCTTCGATGACGTGCCCTCGAGCAGCGATGTCACCCCGGCGCTCACCACCGTGCGCGTGCCGCTCAGCGAGGTCGGATATCAGGCCTTCCGTGCGACGGTCGACGCCGACTGGCAGCAGGCTCCGCTTCCGCTCGAGGTCATCGTGCGGGCGAGCACCCCCGGACTCACCCGATGA
- a CDS encoding sugar phosphate isomerase/epimerase family protein yields the protein MTKIRPGLCSVTFRSLSADQVVDLAADARLEVIEWGADSHVLPGDVEQAARVATLTTDAGLVACSYGSYFRAGADEPITPVLDTAEALGVDRVRVWAGPIGSDEASPQDWASTIARLQDAVDEAAARGISLALEFHSGTLADTAPTTLRVLDEVARPTLSSYWQPTVGATVDAVLDEYRAVADRVSAAHVFSWWPDHERLPLRARDALWTRFFADALSATTPPRDALLEFVPGDDPTLLRGEAATLRAYLSL from the coding sequence ATGACGAAGATCCGCCCAGGGCTCTGCTCGGTGACCTTCCGGTCGCTGAGCGCCGACCAGGTGGTCGACCTCGCCGCCGACGCCCGACTCGAGGTCATCGAGTGGGGAGCCGATTCGCATGTGCTGCCCGGCGACGTCGAGCAGGCCGCGAGGGTGGCGACACTCACGACGGATGCCGGGCTCGTCGCGTGCTCCTACGGCTCGTACTTCCGTGCCGGTGCCGACGAGCCGATCACCCCCGTGCTCGACACCGCCGAGGCGCTCGGTGTCGATCGCGTGCGCGTCTGGGCTGGGCCGATCGGCTCCGACGAGGCGTCGCCGCAGGACTGGGCGTCGACGATCGCCCGACTGCAGGATGCTGTCGATGAGGCCGCCGCCCGGGGAATCTCGCTCGCGCTCGAGTTCCACTCCGGGACGCTCGCCGACACCGCCCCGACGACGCTGCGGGTGCTCGATGAGGTGGCTCGGCCGACGCTCAGCTCGTACTGGCAGCCGACGGTCGGTGCCACGGTCGATGCGGTGCTCGACGAGTACCGCGCGGTCGCCGACCGGGTCAGCGCCGCGCACGTGTTCTCGTGGTGGCCGGATCACGAGAGGCTTCCGCTGCGGGCGAGGGATGCCCTGTGGACCCGCTTCTTCGCGGATGCGCTGTCCGCGACGACTCCGCCCCGCGATGCGCTGCTCGAGTTCGTACCCGGCGATGATCCGACGCTGCTGCGTGGCGAGGCGGCGACGCTGCGCGCCTACCTCTCCCTCTGA
- a CDS encoding sugar phosphate isomerase/epimerase family protein: MTVDPRLSINQATIKHADLATALRVTADAGIQAIGLWREPVNEVGLDVAAQMLADSGLRFTTHCRGGFFTLPEGPDRIAALDDNRRAIEETATLAAAGADGSTAVLVLVAGGIPVGSRDLIGARERVRDAIGVLASDAKAAGVTLAIEPLHPMYASDRAVVSTLGQALDIAADFDADVVGAAVDTFHIWWDPQVLEQITRAGREGRIATYQVCDWKTPLAADVLLSRHYTGDGVIDFGSLTRAVIDTGYDRDIEVEIFNADIWADAPEHVVRRTAETFGIAISPHLR; this comes from the coding sequence GTGACCGTCGACCCGCGCCTGTCGATCAACCAGGCCACGATCAAGCACGCAGACCTCGCGACGGCGCTGCGGGTGACGGCGGATGCCGGCATCCAGGCGATCGGCCTGTGGCGCGAGCCCGTGAACGAGGTCGGGCTCGACGTCGCCGCGCAGATGCTCGCCGATTCGGGGCTGCGCTTCACGACCCACTGCCGCGGTGGTTTCTTCACCCTTCCGGAGGGGCCGGATCGCATTGCTGCGCTCGACGACAACCGCCGAGCGATCGAGGAGACCGCGACCCTCGCCGCCGCGGGCGCCGACGGATCGACGGCCGTTCTCGTGCTCGTGGCCGGCGGCATCCCGGTGGGATCGCGCGATCTGATCGGCGCACGCGAGCGTGTGCGCGACGCGATCGGCGTGCTCGCGTCCGACGCGAAAGCGGCGGGCGTGACGCTCGCGATCGAGCCCCTGCATCCGATGTACGCCTCCGACCGCGCGGTCGTCTCGACGCTCGGGCAGGCGCTCGACATCGCGGCCGATTTCGATGCCGACGTCGTGGGCGCGGCGGTGGACACGTTCCACATCTGGTGGGATCCGCAGGTGCTCGAGCAGATCACGCGCGCCGGTCGCGAAGGGCGCATCGCGACGTACCAGGTGTGCGACTGGAAGACCCCGCTCGCCGCCGATGTGCTGCTGTCGCGGCACTACACGGGTGACGGCGTGATCGACTTCGGCTCGCTCACGCGAGCCGTGATCGACACCGGATACGACCGTGACATCGAGGTCGAGATCTTCAACGCCGACATCTGGGCGGACGCTCCCGAGCACGTCGTCCGTCGGACGGCCGAGACCTTCGGCATCGCGATCTCGCCGCACCTGCGCTGA